A single region of the Salarchaeum japonicum genome encodes:
- a CDS encoding class I SAM-dependent methyltransferase: MRRFSAEYLTDTRRGMWENREALAPLSLGDRERVLDVGCGTGELTRVLAEESPGEVVGADADSDLLAHVAADGRLQADATRLPVRDGAFDLVTCQALLINLPNPVAAVREFSRASSDLVAAIEPDNSEVRVESTVPDEASLAESARQTYIEGVETDVTLGRSAASVFEDAGLVDVRTRRHEHVRTVEPPYSPAELESAQRKATASRLAEQRPTLEAGGMTGSEYDRLRSAWREMGRSAVTQMQDEAYRRRAMIPFYVTVGRVPDATEA; encoded by the coding sequence GTGCGACGGTTTTCGGCGGAGTACTTGACGGACACGCGGCGGGGGATGTGGGAGAACCGGGAGGCGCTCGCGCCGCTGTCACTCGGCGACCGGGAGCGCGTGCTGGACGTGGGGTGTGGAACCGGCGAGCTGACGCGCGTGCTCGCGGAGGAGTCGCCGGGCGAGGTCGTGGGGGCGGACGCCGACAGCGACCTGCTCGCGCACGTCGCGGCGGACGGTCGATTGCAGGCGGACGCGACCCGGCTTCCCGTCCGGGACGGCGCGTTCGACCTCGTGACGTGTCAGGCGCTACTGATAAACCTCCCCAACCCAGTGGCGGCGGTACGGGAGTTCTCGCGGGCGTCCTCGGATCTCGTCGCCGCAATCGAACCGGACAACAGCGAGGTGCGGGTCGAATCGACGGTTCCGGACGAGGCGTCGCTCGCGGAGTCCGCGCGCCAAACGTACATCGAGGGCGTCGAGACGGACGTGACGCTCGGCCGGAGCGCCGCCAGCGTGTTCGAGGACGCCGGCCTCGTGGACGTGCGGACGCGGCGGCACGAACACGTCCGCACGGTCGAACCGCCGTACTCGCCCGCGGAACTGGAGTCCGCACAGCGGAAGGCGACGGCGAGCCGGCTCGCCGAACAGCGCCCGACGCTCGAAGCCGGCGGAATGACGGGAAGCGAGTACGACCGCCTCCGCTCCGCGTGGCGCGAGATGGGGCGGTCGGCGGTCACCCAGATGCAGGACGAAGCCTACCGCCGGCGTGCGATGATTCCGTTCTACGTCACGGTCGGCCGCGTTCCGGACGCCACCGAGGCGTAG
- a CDS encoding deoxyribonuclease IV, translating into MLRVGAHVSIAGGVDNAVEREVDVGGNCGQIFTHSPQVWQDPNIGDDEAAAFREETTAELDGPWVIHSSYLVNLCTPKDDLREKSIDSMQKEVDAAAELGIEYVNVHLGAHTGAGVENGLDNAASALDELSIPDSVTVLVESDAGSGTKLGGDFAHLAGVLDRSNQDLDVCLDTAHAFAAGYDLSTPAGVDETLQAFDDEIGLDHLACVHLNDSKHECGTNKDEHAHIGEGHIGDDGMTAFVNHDAIRDVPLVLETPNEDGRGFAWNIEKVRELRDA; encoded by the coding sequence ATGCTCAGAGTAGGCGCACACGTCTCCATCGCCGGCGGCGTCGACAACGCCGTCGAGCGCGAGGTCGACGTCGGCGGGAACTGCGGCCAGATATTCACGCACTCCCCCCAGGTCTGGCAAGACCCCAACATCGGGGACGACGAAGCCGCCGCGTTCCGCGAGGAAACAACCGCGGAACTCGACGGCCCCTGGGTGATTCACTCGTCCTACCTCGTGAACCTCTGCACGCCGAAGGACGACCTCCGCGAGAAGTCCATCGACTCCATGCAGAAGGAAGTGGACGCTGCCGCCGAACTCGGCATCGAGTACGTGAACGTCCACCTCGGCGCGCACACCGGCGCGGGCGTCGAGAACGGCCTCGACAACGCCGCGAGCGCGCTCGACGAACTCAGCATTCCGGACAGCGTCACCGTCCTCGTCGAATCCGACGCCGGGTCGGGAACCAAACTCGGCGGCGACTTCGCGCACCTCGCGGGCGTCCTCGACCGCTCCAATCAAGACCTCGACGTGTGCCTCGACACCGCGCACGCGTTCGCCGCCGGCTACGACCTCTCCACGCCCGCGGGCGTCGACGAAACCCTCCAGGCGTTCGACGACGAAATCGGCCTCGACCACCTCGCGTGCGTCCACCTCAACGACTCGAAACACGAGTGCGGCACCAACAAGGACGAACACGCCCACATCGGCGAGGGACACATCGGCGACGACGGCATGACAGCGTTCGTCAACCACGACGCCATCCGCGACGTGCCGCTCGTCCTCGAAACCCCGAACGAGGACGGCCGCGGCTTCGCGTGGAACATCGAGAAAGTGCGGGAACTACGCGACGCGTAA
- a CDS encoding redoxin domain-containing protein encodes MPESPLAVGADAPLFSAPLVTPDGEVEETALGELLGEKPVLLAFYTNDFSPDCVNEWCSFRDYDWFATGERVQVVGVSRSRTYTHKKFIDYLDLGFPLYTDRDLSIAESYGVKYRAFKIAARAKRSVFFIDRDGVIKYRWVGEHPLDPTRDSPPLGEIQRALEDVLGPLEEESFGFK; translated from the coding sequence ATGCCGGAGTCGCCGCTGGCGGTGGGCGCGGACGCGCCCTTGTTCAGCGCGCCGCTCGTCACGCCGGACGGCGAGGTGGAGGAGACGGCGCTGGGGGAGTTGCTGGGGGAGAAGCCCGTGCTGTTGGCGTTCTACACGAACGACTTCAGCCCGGACTGCGTGAACGAGTGGTGTTCGTTCCGGGATTACGACTGGTTCGCGACGGGGGAGCGCGTGCAGGTCGTGGGCGTGAGTCGGTCGCGGACGTACACGCACAAGAAGTTCATCGACTACCTCGACCTCGGGTTCCCGCTGTACACCGACCGCGACCTCAGCATCGCGGAGTCGTACGGCGTGAAGTACCGGGCGTTCAAGATAGCGGCGCGCGCGAAGCGCTCCGTGTTCTTCATCGACCGGGACGGCGTCATCAAGTATCGCTGGGTGGGCGAGCATCCGCTCGACCCGACCCGTGATTCGCCGCCGCTGGGCGAGATTCAGCGGGCGCTGGAGGACGTGCTCGGGCCGCTGGAGGAGGAGTCGTTCGGGTTCAAGTAG
- a CDS encoding lipoate--protein ligase family protein: MTLADREWRLITEETWHGPTNMALDEVAARTAAADGLRTARIYRWGPSTLSLGYNQSPESVDWAYCEDEGITVTRRPTGGGGIYHDYTGDISYTVVAPADELPGDLMDAYHVLCRPILDALSRMGIDADYVSESMPEIHRPACYLRELHPAHDIVADGKKISGNAQYRQRDAVIQHGSLSYSLATDRHLGAFSDPPAPDEFEGRVTSIRDLTGISRDDAVAAVENALADWADADPGEWRDDELADARDLAAETYATDAWTREKTT, encoded by the coding sequence ATGACCCTCGCCGACCGCGAGTGGCGGCTCATCACGGAGGAGACCTGGCACGGCCCGACGAACATGGCGCTCGACGAGGTCGCCGCGCGCACCGCCGCCGCGGACGGCCTCCGCACGGCGCGCATCTACCGCTGGGGGCCGAGCACGCTCTCCCTCGGCTACAACCAGAGTCCGGAGAGCGTGGACTGGGCGTACTGCGAGGACGAAGGAATCACCGTCACCCGCCGACCGACGGGCGGCGGCGGCATCTACCACGACTACACGGGCGACATCTCCTACACCGTTGTCGCGCCCGCGGACGAACTCCCCGGCGACCTCATGGACGCCTACCACGTCCTCTGCCGGCCGATTCTCGACGCGCTCTCCCGGATGGGAATCGACGCCGACTACGTCTCCGAGTCGATGCCCGAGATTCATCGGCCCGCGTGCTACCTCCGCGAACTCCACCCCGCCCACGACATCGTCGCCGACGGCAAGAAGATAAGCGGGAACGCCCAGTACCGACAGCGAGACGCCGTCATCCAGCACGGCTCGCTCTCCTACTCGCTCGCCACCGACCGCCACCTCGGCGCGTTCAGCGACCCGCCCGCGCCCGACGAGTTCGAGGGACGCGTCACGTCCATCCGCGACCTCACCGGGATTTCGCGCGACGACGCCGTCGCCGCCGTCGAGAACGCGCTCGCGGACTGGGCGGACGCCGACCCCGGCGAGTGGCGTGACGACGAACTCGCGGACGCCCGCGACCTCGCCGCCGAGACGTACGCGACCGACGCGTGGACGCGCGAGAAAACTACTTGA
- a CDS encoding tRNA-binding protein gives MSPLDTEVRVGTVESAEPFPETRKPEMVKLTIDLGDDTVQSAAQLGYHHDPDALPGTQVLCALGLGTVNIAGYESEALTLGVPGDDGNPVLVRPDDDVPAGGELY, from the coding sequence ATGTCACCGCTCGACACGGAGGTGCGCGTCGGCACCGTCGAATCCGCCGAACCGTTCCCGGAGACGCGGAAACCCGAGATGGTGAAACTCACCATCGACCTCGGGGACGACACCGTGCAGTCCGCCGCCCAACTCGGCTACCACCACGACCCCGACGCGCTCCCCGGAACCCAAGTCCTGTGCGCGCTCGGCCTCGGAACCGTGAACATCGCGGGCTACGAGTCCGAAGCGCTCACGCTCGGCGTCCCCGGCGACGACGGCAACCCCGTGCTCGTCCGGCCCGACGACGACGTGCCGGCCGGCGGCGAACTCTACTGA